The sequence CTTCTATTTTTTTGGGAGGCGTTAGAGCTGGCAACCCGACTGGCAAATCGTAAACCCTGCCGCAGTTACGGCAAAGAAAATGATTGTGAGGTTTAGGATTCGGATCAAAACGCTTCCGCTCAGAGTCGATAGTAAGCTCCTGGATTCCCCCCTCCCGTCGAAGCACTTCTAAAGTTCCGTAAACCGTAGCCAGGGAAATAGAGGGCAGGCGCGGCTTAAGCTCCCGGAAAATTTCCTCTGCCGAAGGATGAGAAGTATTTCCTTCCAAAAAAGCCAAAATGGCCAGCCGCTGCGGGGTAGCACGCAAGCCGAAGCGCTTGAGCTTTTCGGCCAGGGCTGGTATGTATTCTTTTCTTCCCTTGTAGCTGCCTCGTTCCACAACCCTCGTCCTTCCCGAAGACAAGAATTGGTGAAAAAAACCCAGCGTTCGGCCCCAGTTTTGTTAAAGATTCATCTGCCGGATCTTTTTTGAAATGATTTTAATTTTAAATTCATTCCATATTATAAAGTTGACTCCTTCTTTTGTCAAGCTCATTTTCCGCAGTGATTCGCATTAACATTTTAAATGCTATAACCCATCGGCCTGAACGGCAGAACTGATAATCACCGCATACACGTTAAGAGAATTACCACGTTTCACGCCGAACACCTCCTGGAAAGGAAAAACCCGGTAAAATAGTCGGGCGTACGGATATTTTGCGGTTCCTGTTGCCGAAAAGGAAGGGAAATGTGGTGATGTGTGCAGAAAAAAATTATATTTCAGGTATGAGGAGGTCGACGAATGCGCCGCCCGAAACATACCAGTAGCAGTCATGCGGGAAGCGACGAGCGTATCGTCGCCGGGGCGCTGCGTTTTCTCGCGTACATTTCTGCTCTTGAAACCGTCATTTTTGTTATGGGCGTTCTCTTACTCACGCGTTTTGAACACTTAAGCCCGTTCGAAGCCTTTTACCTGGCTATCATTACTCTTACCACCGTTGGTTACGGTGATTATTATCCCGTGTCGGAACCGGGAAGGCTGGTGGCCTTAGTCCTGGCCGTTACCGGGGTCGGTTACCAGTGGCTTTCCTTATCAACAGTCGTGGCCATCCTGGTGGAAGGACACATCATCCGTTTTTTGGGGGAAAAACAAATGGAGCGCAAGATCGCCAGGCTTAAAAACCACGTGATAATTTGCGGCCTTGGACGCGCCGGTATGAGTGCCGTGAGACAACTCGAGCGCGAAGGAGTTCCTTTCGTCGGTATTGACCTTAACGAACGGCAGGTGGAATCCTTGCGGGAACACGGCCACCTGGCCATACCTGCCGATGCCACTGAGGACGAGACCCTCAAGGCAGCCGGCGTGGAACGGGCCAGGAGCCTCATTGCCGCGCTACCCCACGACCCGGACAACATTCTCATCGCCATGGCCGCCAAAGATCTTAACCCCAGCATCCGGGTGGTGGCCCGTGCCGACCGGCCAGAGAACATCAAACGCCTTAAGCGCGCCGGTGCCGACTGGGTTACCGCCGTAGGTGTTCCCGGTGGCACGCGGCTGGCTCTGGCCGCGCTCAAGCCTGCCGCGGTGGATTTTGTCTCCAGCATCCTCGAGCATCGCAACACTGATTACAAGCCGGAGGAATTGCTGATTGACGAAAGCTCACCGCTGGCCGGATGTTCCATTCGCGAGTCCCGTTTAAAAGAAGATTACGGCGCGCAGGTCTTAGCCATCATCCGGGAAAACGCCACCATCGTTAACCCTGAGGCTACAGAGAAGATCCAGCCAGGGGACATGATCATCGTTTTTGGGGACATAGAGAAGCTGGCTCCCCTTGCCTTTGGCTAGCAGACTGGTGCGCCTCGCCTGCACCTGCCTTTTACCACCAGGTCAACGCCCCTGCCGGGCGCACAAAAAAAACCGTTGAAAACGGTCTTCCACGAAAACCCTGCCTCCGTTCATCCCCTGATTGAAATCAATCCTAATTTTAATACTGCCTTGTCATTTCAATAACGGCTGTGATAATGGCTGCAATAAAAATGGCGGGTAAAAGGTTTCCTACTTTAATCCGGGCAGCCTTGATCATATTCAACCCAATAGCCACAATGAGGAGGCCACCGGTAGCGGTAAGCTCGGCCACCACCCAGGGGCTTAAGCCTGCACCGGCAACACGGGCGGCAAGGGTTATAGCACCCTGGTAGAGAAACACCGGAATAGCGGAAAAAAGCACCCCGATGCCCATAGTGGAGGCAAAAATTGCAGCGGCAATACCATCAAGCATTGCCTTGGCGATCAGGGTTTTGGGGTTGCCGGTCAGCCCGTCCTCGATAGCGCCCATTACGGCCATGGCGCCAACGCAAAAAATCAGGCTGGCGGTAACAAAGGCATAAGCTATGCCGCTCTCCCCGGAGCGGCCAAATCTGGCCTCGATGCGTTTCCCCAGGGACTCCAGCCTGCCCTCAATGTCCAAACCGGCTCCCACCACACCGCCCAGCGCAAGGCTGCCAATGACAATAAGCGGGTTTCTGGTTTGCAGGGCCATCTGGGCCCCAATCAGGATGACGGCCAGGCCGAGCCCCTGTATGACCGTATCACCCACTCTCTGCGGTATGCCTTTTTTAAGTAAGACACCGAGCAACGCACCTGCACAAATAGCTGCCGCGTTAATTAATGTGCCAACCAACTACAGTAGCTCCTTTCCGGTCAAAAAATAAGTTCGCTATATTTGAACAGGGTTCCTGCCAGAATGGAAAAAAAAGAACCGGCCTTTTGCATAGGGCCGGTTCCTTTAAGGAAATCCCGACTATACTTAACTTAACTGCAGTAGCACCCCATACCTTCCTTATTACCAGCAAAATACCGGTCTATCAGGCCGGCCAGAGTACGGGCGTGCCTGGCCTCATCCCGGGACGATTCGTCCATAATATCATGCACCGGGTCCAGATTTAACTCCTTGGCCCGTTTGGCCACTTCCTTCTTGCCCCGGTTGGCTTCCTGCTCCCCTTTAAGCATTTTAAGCAGATTTTCCCTGG is a genomic window of Desulfofundulus luciae containing:
- a CDS encoding Fur family transcriptional regulator, yielding MERGSYKGRKEYIPALAEKLKRFGLRATPQRLAILAFLEGNTSHPSAEEIFRELKPRLPSISLATVYGTLEVLRREGGIQELTIDSERKRFDPNPKPHNHFLCRNCGRVYDLPVGLPALTPPKKIEGFWVETFTVDFYGLCPACQK
- a CDS encoding potassium channel family protein — protein: MRRPKHTSSSHAGSDERIVAGALRFLAYISALETVIFVMGVLLLTRFEHLSPFEAFYLAIITLTTVGYGDYYPVSEPGRLVALVLAVTGVGYQWLSLSTVVAILVEGHIIRFLGEKQMERKIARLKNHVIICGLGRAGMSAVRQLEREGVPFVGIDLNERQVESLREHGHLAIPADATEDETLKAAGVERARSLIAALPHDPDNILIAMAAKDLNPSIRVVARADRPENIKRLKRAGADWVTAVGVPGGTRLALAALKPAAVDFVSSILEHRNTDYKPEELLIDESSPLAGCSIRESRLKEDYGAQVLAIIRENATIVNPEATEKIQPGDMIIVFGDIEKLAPLAFG
- a CDS encoding DUF554 domain-containing protein, which produces MVGTLINAAAICAGALLGVLLKKGIPQRVGDTVIQGLGLAVILIGAQMALQTRNPLIVIGSLALGGVVGAGLDIEGRLESLGKRIEARFGRSGESGIAYAFVTASLIFCVGAMAVMGAIEDGLTGNPKTLIAKAMLDGIAAAIFASTMGIGVLFSAIPVFLYQGAITLAARVAGAGLSPWVVAELTATGGLLIVAIGLNMIKAARIKVGNLLPAIFIAAIITAVIEMTRQY